In the genome of Christensenella timonensis, one region contains:
- a CDS encoding adenosylhomocysteinase — translation MSDIANIALAPSGKQKIEWVKRYMPVLRSFEEEVAPQKPFAGYKMCVCCHLEAKTAYLIQVIQACGAQVAACASNPLSTQDDVVAALVSGGADVYAIHGETPEVYEGHIRSALLTKPNLIVDDGGDVITMLHEQLPELIEHVIGASEETTTGVLRLKAMEKAGALRIPVIPVNDAQCKYMFDNRYGTGQSVWDGIMRTTNLIVAGKRVVVAGYGWCGKGVAKRAAALGARVIVTEVDHIKATEALMDGFDVMTMDDAAPLGDIFVTVTGCDDVVVARHFDKMKDGVILANAGHFDCEVNVGQLREMSDKVVEMRHNVEGYVQKDGRILNVIAGGRLVNLASGDGHPAEIMDMSFALQFLAQKYILENHKSMKPGLMNLPKDIDYSVAIRKLKAMGGAVDVLTPAQRKYLYGE, via the coding sequence ATGAGCGACATTGCAAATATTGCCTTAGCACCATCCGGAAAACAGAAAATTGAATGGGTCAAGCGCTATATGCCTGTTCTTCGGAGCTTTGAAGAAGAAGTGGCGCCGCAAAAGCCGTTTGCCGGCTATAAGATGTGCGTCTGCTGCCATCTGGAGGCGAAGACCGCCTACCTGATCCAGGTGATCCAGGCGTGCGGCGCACAGGTTGCCGCGTGCGCTTCCAACCCGCTTTCCACACAGGACGACGTGGTGGCGGCGCTTGTATCCGGCGGGGCGGACGTTTATGCGATCCACGGTGAAACACCGGAGGTATACGAAGGGCATATCAGGAGCGCATTGCTGACGAAGCCCAACCTGATCGTTGACGACGGCGGAGATGTGATCACCATGCTGCACGAGCAGCTGCCTGAGCTGATCGAACATGTCATTGGCGCCAGCGAAGAAACGACGACAGGCGTACTGCGCCTGAAGGCGATGGAAAAGGCGGGCGCACTGAGAATCCCGGTGATTCCGGTAAACGATGCGCAATGCAAATATATGTTTGATAACCGCTATGGCACGGGACAGTCCGTGTGGGACGGCATCATGCGTACGACCAACCTGATCGTTGCGGGCAAGCGTGTGGTTGTCGCGGGATATGGCTGGTGCGGAAAAGGTGTCGCCAAACGTGCGGCTGCCCTTGGTGCGCGCGTCATCGTGACGGAGGTCGACCACATCAAAGCAACGGAAGCCTTGATGGACGGTTTTGACGTGATGACAATGGACGATGCGGCGCCGTTAGGAGACATTTTTGTTACGGTTACGGGCTGCGACGATGTGGTCGTGGCACGCCATTTTGACAAAATGAAAGACGGCGTGATTCTTGCCAATGCAGGACATTTTGACTGTGAAGTCAATGTAGGGCAGCTTCGCGAGATGAGTGATAAAGTAGTTGAGATGCGCCACAATGTGGAAGGCTATGTGCAAAAGGACGGCAGGATATTGAATGTGATCGCCGGCGGACGGTTGGTGAACCTCGCATCCGGCGACGGACACCCGGCGGAGATCATGGACATGAGCTTTGCCCTCCAGTTTTTAGCGCAGAAATATATTCTGGAAAACCATAAATCCATGAAGCCGGGATTGATGAACCTGCCGAAGGATATCGACTACAGTGTGGCAATCCGTAAACTCAAAGCAATGGGCGGCGCTGTGGATGTTCTTACGCCTGCGCAGCGCAAATATTTATATGGGGAATAA
- the galU gene encoding UTP--glucose-1-phosphate uridylyltransferase GalU, with protein sequence MKIRKAVIPAAGLGTRFLPATKAQPKEMLPIVDKPTIQYIVEEAVASGIESIVIITGRSKRAIEDHFDKSIELELELNKKGKCDLLQLVDDIANLVHVMYVRQKEPLGLGHAIGTARDFIGDEPFGVILGDDIVKSNQPALKQLIDAYEECGSTVIGVQKVAAKDTDKYGIIATKDMDGRLHKVEQLVEKPSSEEAPSDLGIMGRYVITPEIFHAIDNTQPGKGGEIQLTDALQNLLAKEPIYAYEFEGKRYDVGDRLGFLKATCEFALDRDDLKQDFGAYLKELMEEMK encoded by the coding sequence ATGAAAATCAGAAAAGCAGTGATCCCGGCGGCGGGCCTTGGAACCCGCTTTTTACCCGCGACAAAGGCGCAGCCGAAAGAGATGCTGCCTATCGTCGATAAGCCGACGATCCAATACATCGTGGAAGAAGCGGTTGCCAGCGGGATCGAAAGCATTGTCATTATCACTGGCCGGAGCAAACGTGCGATCGAAGATCATTTTGATAAATCGATCGAACTGGAGCTGGAACTCAATAAAAAGGGAAAATGCGACTTGCTGCAGCTTGTAGATGATATCGCAAACCTCGTCCATGTGATGTATGTGCGGCAAAAAGAACCGCTGGGTCTCGGCCACGCGATTGGTACGGCGCGCGACTTTATCGGCGATGAGCCGTTCGGCGTGATCCTGGGCGACGATATTGTCAAAAGCAATCAGCCGGCGCTTAAGCAGCTGATCGATGCCTATGAAGAATGTGGTTCCACCGTGATCGGCGTACAGAAGGTGGCGGCAAAGGATACGGATAAATACGGTATCATCGCTACAAAGGATATGGATGGGCGGCTGCACAAGGTGGAACAGTTGGTCGAAAAGCCGTCAAGCGAAGAAGCGCCGTCTGACCTGGGGATCATGGGAAGGTATGTCATCACGCCCGAGATATTCCATGCGATCGATAACACGCAGCCCGGAAAAGGCGGCGAGATACAGCTTACGGACGCGCTGCAGAACTTGCTTGCAAAGGAGCCGATCTATGCCTATGAATTCGAGGGAAAACGCTATGACGTAGGCGACAGGCTGGGATTTTTGAAAGCGACGTGCGAGTTCGCGCTGGATCGTGACGATTTAAAACAAGATTTTGGGGCTTACCTGAAAGAGCTAATGGAGGAAATGAAATGA
- a CDS encoding lysophospholipid acyltransferase family protein, giving the protein MTEEGRKTEAEEAAGEQPQRRKGTAERMWAPIKLHLDEDYQYMTKNVFLRFLYYFAMFVGMPFAYLFFKIRWGFHVIGKENAKLVRKTSAITVANHVHNMDSPMLTYVFYPSAPYFVALKHNFEAFIIGGLVRVLRGVPLPSDLKNFERFFEQMNDTLQNTTRKVHIYPEAEISPYCKGLRKFKNGAFHFAVKNDVPVLPLTFVFPKKNKINLIVGKPVYLKDVPGTEGLKEPKQTVLMCRYVKEQMQKMIDDYYGGLK; this is encoded by the coding sequence ATGACTGAAGAGGGCCGGAAAACAGAAGCGGAAGAAGCCGCAGGGGAACAACCGCAGCGCAGAAAAGGTACTGCCGAAAGGATGTGGGCTCCGATCAAGCTGCATCTTGACGAAGATTACCAGTATATGACGAAAAATGTTTTTTTGCGCTTTTTATACTATTTTGCCATGTTTGTGGGAATGCCTTTTGCCTATCTGTTTTTTAAGATACGCTGGGGGTTCCATGTGATCGGAAAAGAAAATGCCAAGCTGGTGAGGAAGACCTCGGCCATCACGGTGGCAAATCACGTGCACAATATGGATTCGCCGATGCTTACGTATGTCTTTTATCCCAGCGCGCCTTATTTTGTGGCATTGAAGCATAACTTTGAGGCCTTTATTATCGGAGGGCTGGTACGCGTGTTGCGTGGGGTTCCACTGCCGTCTGACCTCAAGAACTTCGAGCGCTTTTTCGAACAGATGAACGATACGCTTCAAAACACAACGCGCAAGGTACACATTTATCCGGAAGCGGAGATATCGCCGTATTGCAAGGGACTGCGGAAATTCAAAAACGGTGCGTTCCATTTTGCGGTAAAAAACGATGTGCCGGTACTGCCGCTGACCTTTGTTTTTCCCAAGAAGAATAAAATTAACCTGATTGTCGGCAAGCCGGTCTATTTAAAAGACGTGCCGGGAACGGAGGGCTTAAAAGAGCCTAAACAAACGGTTCTTATGTGCCGCTATGTAAAAGAACAGATGCAAAAAATGATAGATGACTATTATGGAGGACTGAAATGA
- a CDS encoding secondary thiamine-phosphate synthase enzyme YjbQ, whose translation MKSYRKILELNIPNRRQFINITPHVKEALAKSGIKEGLCLVNAMHITASVFINDDESGLHADFEKWLEGLAPEKPYSQYAHNGYEDNADAHLKRSIMGREVVVAVTDGRLDFGPWEQIFYGEFDGKRNKKIMIKIIGE comes from the coding sequence ATGAAAAGTTATCGGAAGATTCTAGAGCTCAATATACCAAACAGAAGGCAATTTATAAACATTACGCCGCATGTAAAAGAAGCGCTTGCAAAAAGCGGGATCAAAGAAGGCTTGTGCCTTGTCAACGCCATGCATATTACGGCGAGCGTGTTTATCAACGATGATGAAAGCGGACTGCATGCAGATTTTGAAAAGTGGCTGGAAGGGCTGGCGCCGGAAAAGCCGTACAGCCAGTATGCGCATAACGGCTATGAGGACAATGCGGACGCGCACCTGAAGCGCTCGATTATGGGGCGCGAGGTCGTTGTTGCGGTCACGGACGGAAGGCTGGACTTTGGGCCATGGGAACAGATATTTTATGGCGAGTTTGACGGAAAAAGAAACAAAAAGATTATGATCAAGATTATTGGGGAATAA